The proteins below come from a single Sphaerochaeta sp. genomic window:
- a CDS encoding ATP-dependent Clp protease proteolytic subunit has protein sequence MAEEQEKKAPVQDPSLGEKLLKTRSVVVSGEINKDSADAFIKQLLVLDSEGDGKITVFINSPGGDVDAGFAMFDTVRFIASPVVMVGCGLVASAASLLYVAVPRERRFAFPNSTYLIHQPMSGMKGVATDIQIHAAQLERLRTKLDHLIAEQTGKDISVVSKDTERDHWMTSEEALTYGLVGHIITSRSELA, from the coding sequence ATGGCTGAAGAACAAGAAAAGAAAGCCCCTGTACAGGATCCATCGTTGGGGGAAAAATTGCTGAAGACCCGTTCCGTCGTGGTCAGCGGAGAGATCAACAAGGACAGCGCCGATGCGTTCATCAAACAACTGTTGGTGCTGGACAGTGAGGGAGACGGGAAGATCACCGTGTTCATCAACAGCCCCGGCGGGGACGTGGATGCCGGTTTCGCCATGTTCGACACCGTCCGGTTCATCGCTTCCCCCGTGGTGATGGTCGGCTGTGGCTTGGTCGCTTCGGCCGCGTCGCTCCTGTACGTCGCCGTTCCCCGGGAGCGGCGGTTCGCGTTCCCCAATTCCACCTATCTGATCCATCAGCCGATGAGCGGGATGAAGGGAGTCGCCACGGACATCCAGATCCATGCCGCCCAGTTGGAACGGCTTCGGACCAAGCTTGATCATCTGATCGCCGAACAGACCGGAAAGGACATTTCCGTCGTCTCCAAGGATACCGAACGGGATCACTGGATGACCAGCGAAGAGGCCCTGACCTATGGTTTGGTAGGACACATCATCACAAGCAGGTCGGAACTGGCCTGA
- a CDS encoding MFS transporter has protein sequence MPFTKYLSETEKQYGRRCMVIEESINGIAFPLLGDTLVYLLAVAFQAGNFALGYISSAAYIGGIVLPIVPLIFQGKNQIKCQAFAWYARSLCSLGYLAVLFLNPQWARIVLLVVFTLFCVFRMIGIAFNDFTVKSISSVSNRGRVVSEVNIAYQLSSMFFRLITSVVLTLQFFATVLGMVSLQMFGVAANLVSSRFVGKIPCRSTVQYTKGHGVTYQVRASMRNPSLRRRLFLRWFSTVAIIVFNMTVPYLRVVLHLSSSWVMFYSVTLGLAVVCAGLATKDLADRIGSKPLVFISGVASLFCLFLWAVFPVNVDPLWYYFLGFVTNFFLSSVNLLVVRLIAQVMPDDDAVPFNAMVNFVIALFALAAGFLSGLMANFSSLAENIFVLGGKSAGNPYTLVFLFAMVMDLVVVVISTRLQEVGSYSTKDAAGVVFSLHGIQAVSMIERLQKTKDPTKRRELLLSLGSNLNNLATSELREILANPFSPDTEDAIRSLGEKPRPALLDDLIRIAEDDDSYVQLNAIGALGSYRGPKARTALEGLLEGHWSSVRSMASRSLARQSGGDSRYLDIITRLSLNTRHIDEEIDYLIAKREIDKEGTFYQDFFLSVTQQRSATFRQTRYAVLASFLKFGSPRLAYLYELMNNGDVDDFLSDFLTDARDLSAIDQHYNDIFEMFETENWMDVRTFCLSLLDDCDVTYNPRFENLRKGLLKAREMDIALFDVQDALAELYFCYSLEKNSHSA, from the coding sequence ATGCCGTTCACCAAATATCTCAGCGAGACCGAGAAGCAGTACGGCCGCAGGTGCATGGTCATTGAGGAGAGCATCAACGGGATCGCGTTCCCGCTCCTCGGCGACACGTTGGTCTACCTGCTGGCCGTTGCGTTCCAAGCGGGGAACTTCGCGCTGGGATACATCTCCTCGGCGGCATACATCGGCGGCATCGTGCTGCCGATCGTCCCGCTGATCTTCCAGGGAAAGAACCAGATCAAATGCCAGGCGTTCGCCTGGTACGCCCGTTCCCTCTGCTCGCTGGGGTACCTTGCCGTCCTGTTTCTCAATCCTCAGTGGGCGCGCATCGTCCTGCTGGTGGTCTTCACGTTGTTCTGCGTGTTCCGGATGATCGGGATCGCGTTCAACGACTTTACCGTCAAGAGCATCTCATCCGTCTCCAACCGGGGGCGTGTCGTCTCCGAGGTGAACATCGCCTACCAGCTTTCCTCCATGTTCTTTCGTTTGATCACCAGCGTGGTGCTGACCCTGCAGTTTTTCGCCACCGTGCTGGGCATGGTCAGCCTGCAGATGTTCGGCGTGGCGGCCAACCTGGTCTCCTCCCGGTTCGTCGGAAAGATTCCGTGCCGCAGTACGGTGCAGTACACCAAAGGCCATGGCGTCACCTATCAGGTGCGTGCCTCGATGCGGAATCCTTCGCTGCGCCGCCGCCTGTTCCTGCGGTGGTTCTCCACCGTGGCGATCATCGTATTCAACATGACCGTGCCGTATCTCAGGGTGGTGCTTCACCTCTCCTCCAGCTGGGTAATGTTCTATTCGGTCACCCTGGGGCTGGCCGTGGTGTGTGCCGGCCTTGCCACCAAGGATCTGGCCGACCGGATCGGTTCCAAACCGCTGGTCTTCATCTCTGGGGTGGCGTCGTTGTTCTGCCTGTTCCTCTGGGCGGTTTTTCCGGTGAACGTCGACCCTCTGTGGTACTATTTTCTGGGGTTCGTCACCAATTTCTTCCTTTCGTCGGTCAACCTGCTGGTGGTGCGCCTGATCGCCCAGGTGATGCCGGATGATGATGCCGTGCCGTTCAACGCCATGGTCAACTTCGTCATCGCCCTGTTCGCCTTGGCGGCCGGTTTCCTTTCCGGATTGATGGCCAATTTCTCCTCCTTGGCGGAGAACATATTCGTGCTGGGTGGCAAGAGCGCGGGGAACCCCTACACGTTGGTCTTTTTGTTCGCCATGGTGATGGATCTTGTGGTGGTGGTGATCTCCACCCGGCTTCAGGAGGTGGGGTCGTACAGCACCAAGGATGCCGCCGGGGTGGTCTTCTCCCTGCATGGGATCCAGGCCGTCTCGATGATCGAGCGATTGCAGAAGACCAAGGATCCGACCAAACGACGGGAACTGTTGCTTTCGTTGGGCAGCAACCTGAACAACCTGGCCACCAGCGAGCTGAGGGAAATCCTGGCCAATCCGTTTTCCCCGGATACGGAGGATGCCATCCGAAGCTTGGGGGAGAAGCCCCGGCCTGCGTTGCTGGACGATTTGATACGGATCGCCGAGGATGACGATTCCTACGTGCAGCTGAACGCCATCGGCGCGTTGGGGTCGTATCGTGGACCGAAAGCCCGTACCGCGCTGGAAGGACTTCTGGAAGGCCACTGGTCGTCGGTGCGCTCCATGGCCAGCCGTTCCCTGGCCCGCCAGAGCGGCGGGGATTCCCGGTATCTGGACATCATCACCAGGCTTTCCCTGAACACCCGTCACATCGATGAAGAGATCGACTATCTGATCGCCAAGCGGGAGATCGACAAGGAGGGGACGTTCTACCAGGATTTCTTCCTGTCCGTCACCCAACAGCGCAGCGCGACGTTCCGTCAGACCCGGTACGCCGTCCTCGCCAGTTTCCTGAAGTTCGGCTCCCCCCGGCTTGCCTACCTGTATGAGTTGATGAACAACGGGGACGTGGATGACTTCCTCTCCGATTTCCTCACTGACGCGCGGGATCTGTCCGCCATCGACCAGCACTACAACGATATCTTCGAGATGTTCGAGACGGAGAACTGGATGGATGTGCGTACCTTCTGCCTGTCTCTTCTGGATGATTGTGATGTCACGTATAATCCTCGGTTCGAGAACCTCAGAAAGGGACTCCTCAAGGCGCGGGAGATGGATATCGCCCTGTTTGACGTGCAGGACGCGCTTGCCGAACTGTACTTCTGTTATTCATTGGAAAAGAACTCCCATTCCGCCTGA
- a CDS encoding endonuclease/exonuclease/phosphatase family protein, whose translation MRLLLLALFCSLFFSCGAETPAPQLFTIVSYNVQNLMDAHLDGTEYSEYTPDGGWTDAAYKARLSRLSQVLRTSEIRDADVLVLQEVEHRGVMEDLMRLHLSRSGWTYFAVVKDPSSPIGIGIASKVEPEFVRSHHGHTGRPILEASFSVGGQRIILYGVHGKSQIGTDTEEARIDMARTVASAASEWNDALVVVCGDFNEDPDVSRTAGEQTALVLLDLPSTALYTQNGSLPVTGNRSRVSGPVWYSPYLDSSLDLGKGSYVYQSVWHRFDQMLGQGALFDGKGWDFLDFSILSQPLVCNADGTPFAWDRTLLSGYSDHFPIRIRLIGT comes from the coding sequence ATGCGTCTGTTGCTGCTTGCCCTGTTTTGCTCCCTGTTCTTCTCCTGTGGCGCCGAAACCCCGGCGCCGCAGTTGTTCACCATCGTTTCGTACAACGTCCAGAATCTGATGGACGCCCATCTGGATGGAACGGAGTATTCCGAGTATACCCCGGATGGCGGGTGGACGGATGCCGCGTACAAGGCGCGCCTGTCCCGTCTTTCCCAGGTGCTTCGCACATCGGAAATCCGTGATGCCGACGTCCTGGTCCTCCAGGAGGTGGAACATCGGGGCGTAATGGAAGATCTGATGCGCCTCCATCTCTCCCGCTCTGGATGGACGTACTTTGCCGTGGTCAAGGATCCCTCCTCTCCGATCGGCATCGGCATCGCCAGCAAGGTTGAGCCGGAGTTCGTCCGCTCCCATCATGGGCACACTGGACGCCCGATACTGGAGGCTTCCTTTTCCGTGGGGGGGCAGCGGATCATCCTGTACGGGGTGCATGGCAAGAGCCAGATTGGGACGGATACGGAGGAGGCGAGGATTGACATGGCGCGGACCGTGGCGTCGGCGGCATCAGAGTGGAACGACGCGCTGGTGGTGGTCTGCGGGGATTTCAATGAGGATCCGGATGTCTCACGGACGGCAGGGGAGCAGACGGCGCTGGTGCTGCTGGATCTTCCTTCCACGGCGCTGTACACCCAAAACGGGTCGCTCCCCGTGACCGGCAACCGGAGCCGGGTTTCCGGGCCGGTGTGGTACAGTCCGTATCTGGATTCCTCATTGGATCTGGGGAAAGGCTCCTACGTCTACCAGTCCGTCTGGCACCGGTTCGACCAGATGCTGGGGCAGGGAGCGCTTTTTGACGGTAAAGGCTGGGATTTCCTGGATTTCTCCATTCTCTCCCAGCCTCTGGTGTGCAACGCTGATGGAACGCCGTTTGCCTGGGACAGGACGCTCCTGTCCGGCTACAGCGATCATTTCCCCATCAGGATTCGATTGATCGGGACTTAG
- a CDS encoding redox-sensing transcriptional repressor Rex produces the protein MNNEQLVRITRYYRALNRLRTIGLEKVFAHNLADAAGVSPAIVRKDFSQLSIHGQKRGGYEIPELVAVLGKILGKGKPQNCIIIGCGRIGKALMHYAGFEPDGIRVVAGFDNDPNVYTDASSPIPMYSLNRLEEIVSALKVQVGIITVPEIAAQESYDRLLKAGVRGVLNFSPVTLKPEKQEDGSVPVVHNINIALELEQIFYELKFPPQASKSRSIES, from the coding sequence GTGAATAACGAGCAACTTGTACGAATCACCCGATACTACAGGGCCCTTAATAGACTCCGGACCATCGGTCTCGAAAAAGTGTTTGCGCATAACCTTGCCGACGCCGCAGGCGTCAGCCCCGCCATTGTGCGCAAGGATTTCTCCCAATTGTCCATCCACGGACAGAAACGGGGTGGGTATGAGATCCCCGAACTGGTCGCCGTGCTGGGCAAGATCCTGGGCAAAGGCAAACCGCAGAACTGCATCATCATCGGATGCGGACGCATTGGAAAGGCGTTGATGCACTACGCCGGGTTCGAGCCGGATGGCATCCGAGTCGTCGCGGGATTCGACAACGATCCCAATGTATATACGGATGCATCCAGCCCGATCCCGATGTACTCTCTGAACCGTCTGGAAGAGATTGTCAGCGCGTTGAAGGTCCAGGTGGGGATCATCACCGTTCCGGAGATCGCAGCCCAGGAAAGCTACGACCGTCTGCTGAAAGCCGGCGTCCGTGGCGTGCTGAACTTCAGCCCGGTGACCCTCAAACCGGAAAAGCAGGAAGATGGCAGCGTACCGGTCGTCCACAACATCAACATCGCGCTGGAACTGGAGCAGATCTTCTACGAACTGAAGTTCCCGCCGCAGGCGTCTAAGTCCCGATCAATCGAATCCTGA
- a CDS encoding NAD(P)H-dependent oxidoreductase subunit E produces the protein MSENTAEKFSPVLVNYINSWKDKPGNLVMVLHKVQEEQGYISREAANQVSEMLSVPLAKIWGVITFYHFFKLTKPGKHNIQVCLGTACYLKGSQILIDELKSSINLDVGGVTDDGLFSLDAVRCLGCCGLAPCLTISGEVYGKVTKDQLPGILAKYS, from the coding sequence ATGTCAGAAAACACTGCAGAAAAGTTCTCTCCAGTGTTGGTGAATTACATCAACAGTTGGAAAGACAAACCGGGCAATCTGGTCATGGTGCTTCACAAGGTCCAGGAAGAGCAGGGATATATTTCTCGGGAGGCCGCCAACCAGGTTTCCGAGATGCTTTCCGTGCCTCTTGCCAAGATCTGGGGAGTCATCACGTTCTATCATTTCTTCAAGTTGACGAAGCCCGGCAAGCACAACATCCAGGTCTGTCTGGGGACTGCTTGCTATCTGAAGGGCAGCCAGATTCTCATCGATGAGCTGAAATCGTCGATCAATCTGGATGTGGGTGGAGTTACGGATGACGGTCTGTTTTCCTTGGATGCCGTCCGTTGCCTGGGGTGCTGTGGGCTTGCGCCATGCTTGACCATCAGCGGAGAGGTGTACGGCAAAGTGACCAAGGACCAGCTTCCAGGCATCCTGGCAAAATACAGCTGA
- a CDS encoding ATP-binding protein, which yields MHVFICDFLLDIVQNSFEAGAVHVTLVLKESDQFLDCTVKDDGKGMSEEVQKRVLDPFYTDGIKHAKRNVGLGLPFLSQTVLETGGTFDLQSKEGKGTVVRFVFDLDNVDTPPMGDLPGTLLLLFNHPGAKEFSVERSLSTVKGSGSYQVGRGELVEALGSLTDSGSLVLLRQFLQSQEDALKPYMVDHPLEQWETKEETRR from the coding sequence ATGCACGTCTTCATCTGTGACTTCCTGCTGGACATCGTCCAGAATTCCTTTGAAGCGGGAGCCGTCCATGTCACGTTGGTCCTGAAGGAATCGGACCAGTTTCTGGATTGCACCGTCAAGGATGACGGGAAGGGGATGAGCGAAGAGGTGCAGAAGCGGGTGCTGGATCCGTTCTATACGGACGGGATCAAGCACGCAAAGCGGAACGTCGGGCTTGGGTTGCCGTTTCTCTCCCAGACCGTACTTGAGACGGGAGGGACGTTCGATCTGCAATCCAAGGAAGGCAAGGGGACGGTGGTCAGGTTCGTGTTCGATCTTGACAACGTGGACACCCCGCCGATGGGGGATCTGCCGGGAACGTTGCTTCTGCTGTTCAATCATCCAGGTGCCAAGGAATTTTCCGTGGAACGGAGTCTCTCCACGGTGAAGGGTTCCGGGTCGTACCAGGTGGGCAGAGGGGAGCTGGTCGAGGCGTTGGGAAGTTTGACGGACAGTGGTTCGCTGGTATTGCTTCGGCAGTTCCTGCAATCACAGGAAGACGCGCTGAAACCGTACATGGTGGATCATCCGCTGGAACAATGGGAAACAAAAGAGGAGACAAGAAGATGA
- a CDS encoding (2Fe-2S) ferredoxin domain-containing protein, producing MTLEELRKLREDKQKAMEKRDTSGKDVQVIVGMGTCGIAAGAKVVLDTFLTELDKKNISNVSVTQTGCMGLCYVEPTVEVIVPGMPDVIYGKVDRAMVDKIIDEHIIGKQLISDHIYDRPAADIMKK from the coding sequence ATGACGCTTGAGGAATTGAGAAAGTTGCGTGAGGACAAGCAGAAGGCGATGGAGAAGCGGGACACCAGTGGAAAGGATGTCCAGGTCATCGTCGGTATGGGCACCTGCGGGATTGCCGCCGGGGCGAAAGTGGTGCTTGATACCTTTCTGACGGAATTGGACAAGAAGAACATTTCCAACGTGTCCGTCACCCAGACGGGGTGCATGGGGCTTTGCTATGTGGAGCCGACGGTGGAAGTGATCGTTCCGGGAATGCCTGATGTGATCTATGGCAAAGTGGATAGGGCGATGGTCGACAAGATCATCGACGAGCATATCATTGGCAAGCAGTTGATCTCTGATCATATCTATGACCGGCCAGCTGCCGACATCATGAAAAAGTAA
- a CDS encoding NADH-quinone oxidoreductase subunit NuoF translates to MAFRNYILVCGGSGCESSHSDQIYQSLVDESKAQGVADAVQIVKTGCFGFCEQGPIVKILPEEAFYVHVKPEDAKELISEHIIKGREVKRLLYDKSQSQAHAKVEDIKFYQKQFRIVLRNCGFINPENIDEYIARDGFKGLEKALFSMTPDDIINEMKISGLRGRGGAGFPTWMKWNFTKQAPGDVKYVVCNADEGDPGAYMDRSTLEGDPNSVLEAMIICGKAIGAHQGYIYIRAEYPLAIHRLEVAMKQCHEYGLLGKDILGSGFDFDIEIRLGAGAFVCGEETALLQSIMGKRGMPQPRPPFPATKGLWGKPTVINNVETWANVPVIIDKGGAWFAKIGTADSKGTKVFAVTGKIANSGLVEVPMGTTLREIIFDIGGGIAHGKKFKGVQTGGPSGGVITEEYLDTPIDYGALTKLGSIMGSGGMIVMDEDDCMVDVAKFYLGFTVDESCGKCAPCRIGGKSILALMEKITNGAGTMDDVEAIKTIGHAMQRGSLCALGQTSPNPVLSTMKNFPEEYRAHIIDKKCPAGKCKKLITYVINPDKCIGCGACSRKCPVGAIAGAVREKHVIDPKVCIRCGACRETCKFGAILVK, encoded by the coding sequence ATGGCGTTCAGAAACTATATTCTGGTGTGTGGTGGCAGCGGTTGCGAATCCAGCCACTCAGACCAGATCTACCAGTCACTGGTGGATGAGAGCAAGGCGCAGGGGGTCGCGGATGCGGTCCAGATCGTCAAGACGGGATGTTTCGGTTTCTGCGAGCAGGGGCCGATCGTCAAGATTCTCCCCGAGGAAGCGTTTTACGTGCATGTCAAGCCGGAGGATGCCAAGGAGTTGATCAGCGAGCACATCATCAAAGGCCGTGAGGTCAAGCGGCTTCTGTATGACAAGTCGCAGAGCCAGGCCCATGCCAAGGTGGAGGACATCAAGTTCTACCAGAAGCAGTTCCGCATCGTGCTTCGCAACTGCGGGTTCATCAACCCGGAGAACATCGACGAGTACATCGCCCGTGATGGATTCAAGGGGTTGGAGAAGGCATTGTTCTCCATGACTCCGGATGACATCATCAACGAGATGAAGATTTCCGGACTGCGTGGCCGTGGCGGCGCGGGCTTCCCCACCTGGATGAAGTGGAACTTCACCAAACAGGCGCCGGGAGACGTCAAGTACGTCGTCTGCAACGCGGATGAAGGGGACCCGGGCGCGTACATGGACCGTTCCACGCTGGAAGGCGATCCGAACAGCGTCCTGGAAGCGATGATCATCTGTGGCAAGGCGATCGGAGCCCATCAGGGGTACATCTACATCCGCGCCGAGTATCCGCTTGCCATTCATCGTCTGGAAGTGGCGATGAAGCAGTGCCACGAATACGGCTTGCTGGGCAAGGATATTCTGGGCAGTGGCTTTGATTTCGACATCGAGATCCGTTTGGGCGCAGGCGCGTTCGTCTGCGGTGAGGAGACGGCGCTCCTGCAGTCCATCATGGGCAAGCGTGGCATGCCGCAGCCTCGTCCGCCATTTCCTGCGACCAAAGGTCTGTGGGGCAAGCCGACGGTGATCAACAACGTCGAGACATGGGCCAACGTGCCGGTGATTATCGACAAGGGTGGCGCATGGTTCGCAAAGATCGGGACGGCGGACAGCAAGGGAACCAAAGTGTTTGCTGTTACCGGAAAGATCGCCAACAGCGGCCTGGTGGAAGTCCCGATGGGCACGACGCTCCGTGAGATCATCTTCGATATCGGCGGCGGTATCGCCCATGGCAAGAAGTTCAAGGGCGTGCAGACCGGAGGTCCTTCCGGCGGTGTGATCACCGAGGAATATCTGGATACCCCGATCGACTACGGCGCTCTGACCAAGTTGGGTTCCATCATGGGATCCGGCGGCATGATTGTCATGGATGAGGATGACTGCATGGTGGATGTGGCCAAGTTCTATCTTGGGTTCACCGTGGATGAGTCCTGCGGCAAGTGCGCGCCGTGCCGTATCGGCGGCAAGTCGATACTGGCGTTGATGGAGAAGATCACCAACGGAGCGGGAACGATGGACGATGTGGAGGCGATCAAGACGATTGGGCACGCAATGCAGCGTGGCTCGCTGTGCGCGTTGGGTCAGACCAGCCCCAACCCGGTGTTGTCCACCATGAAGAACTTCCCTGAGGAGTATCGGGCGCACATCATCGACAAGAAGTGCCCTGCGGGCAAGTGCAAGAAGTTGATTACCTATGTGATCAACCCGGACAAGTGCATCGGTTGCGGAGCCTGTTCCCGCAAGTGCCCGGTCGGAGCCATTGCCGGCGCCGTTCGGGAAAAGCATGTGATCGATCCGAAGGTATGTATCCGCTGTGGCGCTTGCCGTGAGACCTGCAAGTTCGGCGCGATCCTGGTCAAGTAG
- a CDS encoding [FeFe] hydrogenase, group A, translating into MSVHVKINGVPVEVEEGTSVLNAAKKAGAKIPTLCYHPDLKAFGSCGMCIVKQEGNSKILRACASPVAEGMSIITNDPELYSVRKTILELTLSTHPSTCLTCIRNGKCSLQDMAAEFGIREQPYQPRVNIQAPVDDSTPSIVLDPKKCIKCGRCVQVCQDLQGTFALEFIGRGSNTVMAPAAMLSLNDSPCIKCGQCAAHCPVGAIYEKDDTGKMISAVADPEKIVVAEIAPSVRVSLSEEFGLRPGTLSTKKIYTALRRLGVDYVEDTNFGADVTIMEEGYELVHRLTTPGSVLPQFTSCCPAWVDYAEKYYPDLIENLSSTKSPMQIQGPITKTYFAKQKGIDPAKIYTVAIMPCTAKKFEAVRDDHMYSSGYQDTDLVLTTRELARMIKAAGIDFNNLPETEADDPLGEYSGGGTIFGATGGVMEAAIRTAYYAVTGENLKDVNVTSVRGIKEVKKGEVDIKGRKVRVAVVHGMVNAQEILEEVRECKKAGKPAPYDFVEFMACRGGCVAGGGQPYGADDEVRKERAAGLYQDDTDDPVRCCHDNPSIKKLYKEFLGAPLSELSEKYLHTAYKQVPVYKA; encoded by the coding sequence ATGAGTGTGCATGTGAAAATCAACGGTGTTCCCGTCGAAGTCGAAGAGGGCACCAGTGTATTGAACGCCGCAAAGAAGGCAGGTGCGAAAATTCCGACGCTTTGCTACCATCCGGACCTGAAGGCGTTTGGCAGCTGCGGCATGTGTATCGTGAAACAGGAGGGCAACTCGAAGATCCTTCGCGCCTGCGCCTCCCCGGTTGCTGAAGGGATGTCCATCATCACCAACGATCCGGAACTGTACTCTGTACGGAAGACGATCCTGGAGTTGACGCTCTCCACCCATCCGTCCACCTGTCTTACCTGCATCCGTAACGGGAAATGCAGTCTGCAGGACATGGCGGCGGAGTTTGGCATCCGCGAGCAGCCGTACCAGCCCAGGGTGAACATCCAGGCGCCGGTGGACGACTCAACCCCGTCCATCGTGCTGGATCCGAAGAAGTGCATCAAGTGCGGTCGGTGCGTCCAGGTCTGCCAGGACCTGCAGGGAACCTTCGCGTTGGAGTTCATCGGTCGTGGGTCCAACACGGTGATGGCGCCGGCAGCGATGCTTTCGCTGAATGACAGCCCGTGCATCAAATGCGGACAGTGCGCCGCGCACTGCCCGGTCGGAGCGATCTATGAAAAGGATGACACCGGCAAGATGATCTCCGCCGTCGCCGATCCCGAGAAGATCGTGGTCGCCGAGATCGCGCCGTCCGTCCGTGTCAGCCTCTCCGAGGAATTCGGCTTGAGGCCGGGAACGCTTTCGACGAAGAAGATCTACACGGCGCTCCGCAGGCTTGGGGTGGATTACGTGGAAGACACCAACTTCGGCGCGGATGTCACCATCATGGAGGAAGGGTACGAGCTGGTGCATCGGCTGACCACTCCGGGAAGCGTGCTTCCCCAGTTTACCTCCTGCTGTCCGGCATGGGTGGACTACGCGGAGAAGTACTATCCCGATTTGATCGAGAACCTTTCCTCGACGAAGAGCCCGATGCAGATTCAGGGGCCGATCACCAAGACTTATTTCGCCAAACAGAAGGGAATCGATCCCGCGAAGATTTATACGGTGGCCATCATGCCGTGCACAGCGAAGAAATTTGAGGCGGTGCGGGATGATCACATGTATTCCAGCGGGTATCAGGATACCGATCTGGTGCTGACCACCCGGGAGCTTGCCCGGATGATCAAGGCGGCGGGAATCGACTTCAACAATCTTCCGGAGACCGAGGCGGATGATCCGCTTGGGGAATACTCTGGCGGAGGCACGATCTTCGGAGCCACCGGTGGTGTGATGGAGGCTGCGATCCGCACGGCGTACTACGCCGTCACCGGAGAGAACCTGAAGGACGTCAACGTCACCTCGGTACGTGGCATCAAGGAAGTGAAGAAAGGCGAAGTGGACATCAAGGGACGGAAGGTTCGGGTGGCGGTCGTCCATGGCATGGTAAATGCCCAGGAAATCCTCGAGGAAGTGCGGGAGTGCAAGAAAGCCGGCAAACCGGCGCCGTATGACTTCGTGGAATTCATGGCGTGCCGTGGTGGATGTGTGGCTGGTGGCGGACAACCGTACGGTGCGGATGATGAGGTGCGCAAGGAGCGCGCGGCGGGTCTGTATCAGGATGATACGGATGATCCGGTACGCTGCTGCCATGACAACCCCTCCATCAAGAAGCTGTACAAGGAGTTCCTGGGCGCTCCGCTTTCCGAGTTGAGCGAGAAGTATTTGCACACGGCATACAAACAGGTGCCTGTGTACAAAGCGTGA